The Thermobispora bispora DSM 43833 genome window below encodes:
- a CDS encoding 3-isopropylmalate dehydrogenase yields MESSNIRLAVIPGDGIGTEVVAEGLKVLHATGVKVETTEYDLGAKRYHATGEVLPDEVLDELRGYDAILLGAVGDPSVPPGILERDLLLKLRFELDHYVNLRPVKLFPGVATPLGQARPEDIDMIVVREGTEGPYAGAGGVMRKGTPHEIATQESLNTAYGVERVVRYAFEKARQRPRKKLTLVHKTNVLTYAGDLWARTVERLKPEYPEVETDYCHVDAASMFFVTQPERFDVIVTDNLFGDILTDIGAAIAGGIGLAASGNINPSRTAPSMFEPVHGSAPDIAGQGKADPTATILSVAMLLDHLGLSEAAAAIEQAVADDLVERQGAWAARSTSQIGDDIAARVAG; encoded by the coding sequence ATGGAGTCGAGCAACATCCGTCTGGCCGTGATCCCCGGCGACGGGATCGGCACCGAGGTCGTCGCTGAGGGCCTCAAGGTGCTCCACGCGACCGGGGTCAAGGTCGAGACGACCGAATACGATCTGGGTGCGAAGCGCTACCACGCCACCGGGGAAGTCCTCCCGGATGAGGTGCTCGACGAGCTGCGCGGCTACGACGCGATCCTGCTCGGCGCCGTGGGCGACCCCAGCGTCCCCCCGGGGATCCTCGAGCGCGACCTGCTGCTCAAGCTCCGCTTCGAGCTCGATCACTACGTGAACCTGCGCCCGGTCAAGCTGTTCCCGGGCGTGGCGACCCCGCTCGGCCAGGCCCGCCCCGAGGACATCGACATGATCGTCGTCCGCGAGGGCACGGAGGGGCCGTACGCGGGGGCCGGCGGCGTCATGCGCAAGGGCACGCCGCACGAGATCGCCACCCAGGAGTCGCTGAACACCGCCTACGGGGTCGAACGCGTCGTGCGGTACGCGTTCGAGAAGGCCAGGCAGCGGCCGCGCAAGAAACTCACCCTCGTCCACAAGACCAACGTGCTCACCTACGCGGGCGACCTGTGGGCCCGCACGGTCGAGCGGCTCAAGCCGGAGTACCCCGAGGTCGAGACCGACTACTGCCACGTCGACGCGGCCTCGATGTTCTTCGTCACCCAGCCGGAGCGGTTCGACGTGATCGTCACCGACAACCTCTTCGGTGACATCCTCACCGACATCGGCGCCGCGATCGCCGGGGGCATCGGCCTCGCCGCGAGCGGCAACATCAACCCCTCCCGCACCGCTCCGTCGATGTTCGAGCCGGTGCACGGCAGCGCGCCGGACATCGCGGGCCAGGGCAAGGCCGACCCCACCGCGACCATCCTGTCCGTCGCGATGCTCCTCGACCACCTCGGCCTCAGCGAGGCGGCGGCCGCGATCGAGCAGGCCGTCGCCGACGATCTCGTCGAACGACAGGGGGCGTGGGCCGCCCGGAGCACCAGCCAGATCGGCGACGACATCGCCGCCCGAGTAGCCGGCTGA
- the serA gene encoding phosphoglycerate dehydrogenase, with product MNKPVVLVAEEISEAGLAVLGADFEVRHTDGSNRTALLSAIGEAEALIIRSATQVDAEVIAAAPKLRVIARAGVGLDNVDVEAATKAGVMVVNAPTSNITSAAEHTVAMILASARNIPQAHAALKGGEWKRSKYTGVELDQKVVGILGLGKIGQLVAQRLQPFGVELLAYDPYVQPARAAQMGVRLVQLDELLRRSDFITVHLPKTKETIGLIGDRELQLVKPTVRLINVARGGIIDENALYAALKEGRVAGAALDVFAKEPCTESPLFEFDNVVVTPHLGASTHEAQEKAGTQVARSVKLALAGEFVPDAVNVQGGVIAEEIKPGLPLTEKLGRIFTALAGEVASRLDVEVRGEIAEKDVRVIELAALKGVFTDVVEDAVTYVNAPLLAKDRGMSVELVTSAESPDWRNLITIRGILADGRTVSVSGTLSGPRQIMKIVEVNGFAMEIEPTDHLAFFTYIDRPGIVGVVGRILGEHGINIASMQVSRNVKGGKALIALTVDSAIPSELVEEIVGEIGAESGRSVDLTE from the coding sequence GTGAACAAGCCGGTCGTACTCGTCGCAGAAGAGATATCCGAAGCAGGTCTCGCCGTTCTCGGCGCTGACTTCGAGGTTCGGCACACCGACGGCTCGAACCGGACCGCGCTGCTGTCCGCGATCGGCGAGGCGGAGGCATTGATCATCCGCAGCGCCACCCAGGTGGACGCGGAGGTGATCGCAGCCGCGCCCAAGCTCCGGGTGATCGCGCGCGCCGGCGTCGGCCTCGACAACGTGGACGTCGAGGCCGCCACCAAGGCCGGCGTCATGGTGGTGAACGCGCCGACCTCCAACATCACCAGCGCGGCCGAGCACACGGTCGCGATGATCCTCGCCAGCGCGCGGAACATCCCGCAGGCCCACGCCGCGCTCAAGGGCGGGGAGTGGAAGCGCTCCAAGTACACCGGTGTCGAGCTGGATCAGAAGGTGGTCGGCATCCTCGGCCTCGGCAAGATCGGTCAGCTCGTCGCGCAGCGTCTCCAGCCGTTCGGGGTCGAGCTCCTCGCCTACGACCCGTACGTGCAGCCGGCCCGGGCGGCGCAGATGGGCGTGCGCCTGGTCCAGCTCGACGAGCTGCTGCGCCGGTCCGACTTCATCACGGTCCACCTGCCGAAGACCAAGGAGACCATCGGGCTCATCGGCGACCGGGAGCTGCAGCTGGTCAAGCCGACCGTCCGCCTGATCAACGTCGCCCGGGGCGGGATCATCGACGAGAACGCCCTCTACGCCGCGCTCAAGGAGGGCCGGGTCGCCGGCGCCGCGCTCGACGTGTTCGCCAAGGAGCCGTGCACCGAAAGCCCGCTGTTCGAGTTCGACAACGTCGTGGTCACCCCGCACCTCGGCGCCTCCACCCACGAGGCCCAGGAGAAGGCGGGCACCCAGGTCGCGCGCAGCGTCAAGCTCGCGCTCGCGGGCGAGTTCGTCCCCGACGCGGTGAACGTGCAGGGCGGGGTCATCGCCGAGGAGATCAAGCCCGGCCTGCCGCTCACCGAGAAGCTCGGCCGGATCTTCACCGCGCTCGCCGGCGAGGTGGCCTCCCGGCTCGACGTGGAGGTCCGCGGCGAGATCGCCGAGAAGGACGTCCGGGTCATCGAGCTCGCCGCGCTCAAGGGCGTGTTCACCGACGTGGTCGAGGACGCGGTGACCTACGTCAACGCCCCGCTGCTCGCCAAGGACCGCGGGATGAGCGTCGAGCTGGTCACCAGCGCGGAGAGCCCGGACTGGCGGAACCTCATCACCATCCGCGGCATCCTCGCCGACGGCCGGACCGTCTCGGTCTCCGGTACCCTCTCCGGCCCGCGCCAGATCATGAAGATCGTCGAGGTGAACGGCTTCGCCATGGAGATCGAGCCGACCGACCACCTCGCGTTCTTCACCTACATCGACCGGCCGGGCATCGTCGGCGTGGTCGGCCGCATCCTCGGCGAGCACGGCATCAACATCGCGTCCATGCAGGTCTCCCGGAACGTCAAGGGCGGCAAGGCGCTCATCGCGCTCACCGTCGACTCGGCGATCCCGTCCGAGCTGGTCGAGGAGATCGTGGGCGAGATCGGCGCCGAGAGCGGCCGTTCGGTCGACCTCACCGAGTAG
- a CDS encoding MFS transporter: MISPAAPDSPTTVPFRVRLGYAVGSFCTANFLTIPGLLLLYYMTELLAVPAWLAGIVLFLPKAWDLLLNPLVGQWSDRTRSRWGPRRPWLLAGAAVLPVSFAAMFAGPPLTGTAAAAYVGAMFLVAATGYALYEVPYKAMPAEMTTGYHERTRLLEWRMIFVGVSVALSGIVAPMIAGNSLSGYRLMGIVFGAILLAAMLGSFFGTARAPYVGPETTGTLRAQLAALRSSRPFLLLLGFSSAQNLAVGIMLAGAPYFAAYTLGDPGGTSAVFAALVGPMLVTNQLWTRVARRLDKRGAMILAGAFLTVGGLMVIATPVLGAAYAYLAVFLIGLGYAGVQLLQYSMLADVIAHDSAVSGERRGGVFTGLWNAIENAISALGATVYGLVLGIGGFISSDPATPVAQPHGALVAVLVGVSVVPAVIAFTGVLLTLKYDLTADRFTGLQPGRPAERPAAR; encoded by the coding sequence ATGATCTCCCCGGCGGCCCCTGACTCCCCCACCACGGTTCCCTTCCGCGTGCGCCTCGGGTACGCGGTGGGCTCGTTCTGCACGGCCAACTTCCTGACCATCCCGGGCCTGCTGCTCCTCTACTACATGACCGAGCTCCTCGCGGTACCCGCGTGGCTCGCCGGAATCGTCCTCTTCCTCCCTAAGGCGTGGGATCTGCTGCTCAACCCGCTGGTCGGCCAGTGGTCGGACCGCACCCGCTCGCGCTGGGGCCCGCGCCGGCCCTGGCTGCTCGCCGGCGCGGCCGTGCTCCCCGTGTCGTTCGCCGCGATGTTCGCCGGCCCGCCGCTCACCGGGACCGCGGCCGCCGCGTACGTGGGCGCGATGTTCCTCGTGGCGGCGACCGGTTACGCGCTCTACGAGGTGCCGTACAAGGCGATGCCGGCGGAGATGACCACCGGCTACCACGAGCGCACCCGGCTCCTCGAGTGGCGGATGATCTTCGTCGGCGTGTCCGTGGCGCTGAGCGGGATCGTCGCCCCGATGATCGCCGGGAATTCGCTCTCCGGCTACCGCCTCATGGGGATCGTCTTCGGCGCGATCCTGCTCGCCGCGATGCTCGGCTCGTTCTTCGGCACGGCCCGCGCGCCGTACGTCGGCCCGGAGACCACGGGGACGCTGCGGGCGCAGCTCGCCGCGCTCCGGTCGAGCCGGCCGTTCCTGCTGCTGCTCGGCTTCAGCTCGGCGCAGAACCTCGCGGTGGGGATCATGCTCGCCGGTGCCCCGTACTTCGCCGCGTACACGCTCGGCGACCCGGGCGGCACCAGCGCGGTGTTCGCCGCGCTCGTCGGGCCCATGCTCGTCACGAACCAGCTCTGGACCCGGGTGGCGCGCCGGCTCGACAAGCGCGGCGCCATGATCCTCGCCGGGGCGTTCCTCACCGTGGGCGGCCTGATGGTGATCGCCACGCCGGTGCTCGGCGCCGCGTACGCGTACCTGGCGGTGTTCCTCATCGGGCTCGGGTACGCCGGGGTCCAGCTCCTGCAGTACTCCATGCTCGCCGACGTGATCGCCCACGACTCCGCGGTCAGCGGGGAGCGCCGCGGCGGGGTCTTCACCGGCCTGTGGAACGCGATCGAGAACGCGATCTCCGCGCTCGGGGCGACCGTCTACGGCCTGGTGCTCGGCATCGGCGGCTTCATCTCCTCCGATCCGGCGACCCCCGTGGCGCAGCCGCACGGCGCCCTCGTCGCCGTGCTCGTCGGGGTGAGCGTGGTACCCGCCGTGATCGCGTTCACCGGCGTGCTGCTGACGCTCAAGTACGACCTGACCGCCGATCGGTTCACCGGGCTGCAGCCCGGCCGTCCGGCGGAGCGGCCCGCCGCACGGTGA
- a CDS encoding CAP domain-containing protein, which translates to MKRALGLAVSLSGIAILAPAAPAQAAVPDECRVTAGTPRLAADGMIKATGTRTGCQEPATLRVRIWKVLTGPDRAVKSVVSPPGAGRLTASVRCANGVFYTTVTDSLGRVARSKAVRLSCTTVGTAIENEVVRLTNLERAKAGCKPLVHDRRLRQAAYAHSADMSARNYFSHTSLDGRTFVDRIEATGYRYTALAENIAKGHPTAQAVVRGWMDSPGHRSNILDCRFTHIGVGYVKAGGPYWTQTFGRS; encoded by the coding sequence GTGAAGAGAGCGCTCGGACTCGCCGTGTCCCTCAGCGGAATCGCGATCCTCGCCCCGGCGGCACCGGCGCAGGCGGCGGTCCCCGACGAGTGCCGGGTGACCGCCGGCACCCCGCGCCTCGCCGCGGACGGGATGATCAAAGCGACCGGCACCCGGACGGGGTGCCAGGAGCCGGCGACGCTCCGGGTGCGCATCTGGAAGGTCCTCACCGGCCCGGACCGGGCGGTGAAGAGCGTCGTCTCCCCGCCCGGCGCCGGACGGCTCACCGCGTCGGTGCGCTGCGCCAACGGCGTCTTCTACACGACGGTCACCGACTCGCTCGGCCGCGTCGCCCGGTCGAAGGCGGTGCGGCTCTCCTGCACGACCGTGGGCACCGCCATCGAGAACGAGGTGGTGCGCCTCACCAACCTCGAGCGGGCCAAGGCGGGCTGCAAGCCGCTCGTCCACGACCGCCGGCTCCGGCAGGCCGCCTACGCCCACTCAGCCGACATGTCGGCCAGGAACTACTTCAGCCACACGTCCCTGGACGGGCGCACCTTCGTGGACCGGATCGAGGCGACCGGCTACCGGTACACGGCACTGGCCGAGAACATCGCCAAGGGACACCCCACGGCCCAGGCCGTGGTGCGCGGGTGGATGGACAGCCCAGGGCACCGCAGCAACATCCTGGACTGCCGCTTCACGCACATCGGCGTAGGATACGTCAAGGCCGGAGGCCCGTACTGGACCCAGACCTTCGGCCGGTCCTGA
- a CDS encoding DUF1707 and FHA domain-containing protein: protein MSVPPVRASDGDRDRALNELRDRAAEGHLSMDTFIGRVEMALRAKSRGELDELVADLPQRGRWRRKITEAVASISDLTHRIEAAWRRPRLPRLALPADGRTRYIVGRAPTCDLVLTDLTVSRVHAELRRVDGTWVVVDLGSMNGTRLNGWRLLGPATVRPGDEVAFGDCAFLVTMPAA from the coding sequence ATGAGCGTTCCCCCGGTTCGTGCCTCGGACGGGGATCGCGACCGCGCGCTCAACGAGCTCCGCGACCGTGCCGCCGAGGGCCACCTTTCGATGGACACCTTCATCGGACGGGTGGAGATGGCGCTGCGGGCGAAGAGCCGGGGTGAACTCGACGAGCTGGTGGCCGATCTTCCCCAGCGCGGACGCTGGCGTAGGAAGATCACGGAGGCGGTCGCCTCGATCTCCGACCTCACCCACCGGATCGAGGCCGCGTGGCGCCGCCCGCGGCTGCCCAGGCTGGCCCTGCCCGCCGACGGCCGTACCCGGTACATCGTCGGCCGCGCGCCCACCTGCGACCTGGTGCTCACCGACCTCACGGTCTCGCGCGTCCACGCCGAGCTGCGCCGGGTCGACGGCACCTGGGTCGTGGTCGATCTCGGGTCGATGAACGGCACCAGGCTGAACGGGTGGCGGCTGCTCGGGCCGGCCACCGTGCGGCCGGGCGACGAGGTCGCGTTCGGCGACTGCGCCTTCCTGGTGACCATGCCCGCCGCCTGA
- the ilvC gene encoding ketol-acid reductoisomerase, with the protein MFYDDDADLSIIQGRHVAVIGYGSQGHAHALSLRDSGVDVRVGLPEGSKSRERAEADGLRVVTPAEAAEEADLVMILAPDHVQRSLYAEHIAPNLVEGDALFFGHGLNIRYGLIEPPAGVDVAMVAPKGPGHLVRRQFTAGRGVPCLVAVERDATGNAWPLVLSYTKAIGGTRAGALKTTFAEETETDLFGEQAVLCGGISELIKAGFETLIEAGYQPEVAYFECLHEMKLIVDLMYEGGIGKMYWSVSDTAEYGGYTRGPRVITDETKQAMRKILEQVKDGSFVRELIEEFDSGQASFKRYREELAAHPIEKTGAKLRPMMSWLKNEDA; encoded by the coding sequence ATCTTTTACGACGACGACGCCGATCTGTCGATCATCCAGGGCCGCCACGTCGCCGTCATCGGGTACGGCAGCCAGGGCCACGCGCACGCCCTGAGCCTGCGGGACTCCGGCGTGGACGTGCGGGTCGGCCTGCCCGAGGGCTCCAAGAGCCGGGAGCGGGCCGAGGCCGACGGGCTCCGCGTGGTCACCCCGGCCGAGGCGGCCGAAGAGGCGGACCTGGTGATGATCCTCGCGCCGGACCACGTCCAGCGCAGCCTCTACGCCGAGCACATCGCGCCGAACCTCGTCGAGGGCGACGCGCTCTTCTTCGGGCACGGCCTCAACATCCGCTACGGCCTGATCGAGCCACCGGCGGGCGTGGACGTGGCCATGGTCGCGCCCAAGGGCCCCGGCCACCTGGTCCGCCGTCAGTTCACGGCCGGCCGTGGCGTGCCGTGCCTGGTGGCCGTCGAGCGCGACGCGACCGGCAACGCCTGGCCGCTCGTCCTGTCGTACACCAAGGCGATCGGCGGCACGCGGGCCGGCGCGCTGAAGACCACCTTCGCGGAGGAGACCGAGACCGACCTGTTCGGCGAGCAGGCCGTGCTGTGCGGCGGCATCTCCGAGCTGATCAAGGCCGGGTTCGAGACCCTGATCGAGGCCGGCTACCAGCCGGAGGTCGCCTACTTCGAGTGCCTGCACGAGATGAAGCTGATCGTCGACCTCATGTACGAGGGCGGCATCGGCAAGATGTACTGGTCGGTCTCCGACACCGCGGAGTACGGCGGCTACACCCGCGGCCCGCGGGTCATCACGGACGAGACCAAGCAGGCGATGCGCAAGATCCTCGAGCAGGTCAAGGACGGCAGCTTCGTCCGCGAGCTGATCGAGGAGTTCGACTCCGGCCAGGCCTCGTTCAAGCGGTACCGGGAGGAGCTCGCCGCGCACCCGATCGAGAAGACCGGTGCCAAGCTCCGCCCGATGATGAGCTGGCTGAAGAACGAGGACGCCTGA
- the ilvN gene encoding acetolactate synthase small subunit, with product MSHHTLSVLVENKPGVLARVAALFSRRGFNIESLAVGPTEHPEISRMTIVVNAEDHPLEQVTKQLNKLINIIKIVELDPAQSVQRELMLIKVRADAESRSHVLELVNLFRARCVDVATDAVTIEVTGTSDKLQAFIRVLEPYGIKELVQSGMVAIGRGSRSITDRSLRALERSA from the coding sequence ATGAGCCATCACACACTGTCGGTGCTGGTCGAGAACAAGCCGGGGGTCCTGGCCCGTGTCGCCGCGCTGTTCAGCCGCCGCGGGTTCAACATCGAGTCGCTCGCCGTGGGGCCGACCGAGCACCCGGAGATCTCCCGGATGACGATCGTCGTCAACGCGGAGGACCACCCGCTCGAGCAGGTCACCAAGCAGCTCAACAAGCTGATCAACATCATCAAGATCGTTGAACTGGACCCGGCCCAGTCGGTCCAGCGCGAGCTGATGCTGATCAAGGTCAGGGCCGACGCGGAGAGCCGCTCGCACGTCCTGGAGCTGGTAAACCTGTTCCGAGCGCGCTGCGTCGATGTGGCCACGGACGCGGTGACCATCGAGGTCACCGGTACGAGCGACAAGCTGCAGGCGTTCATCCGGGTCCTCGAACCGTACGGCATCAAGGAACTCGTGCAGTCGGGCATGGTGGCCATCGGCCGTGGGTCCCGGTCCATCACCGACCGCTCGCTGCGCGCGCTCGAGCGCAGCGCCTAG
- a CDS encoding putative bifunctional diguanylate cyclase/phosphodiesterase — MTPHPTDGDDATASPSETTDTESAGRGGRRRGAVPFLAAAGIGVLWLSAALAGGEASSAVTTGAGVAAGLAAAVSLLFAASSRFADRRAPGAWRWLTSGTVMWILGTLLRPVAEGTPFVLTFADLLMPVASLLLAIGVGVSVRPAAYTRGPVGQAIDAYLAAGSVLSLLWVVLLGHAYTRAEEAGTFFVTLAPSIVCLLSASSVAPAVLHASRRRLVGVVGLGVLAAVTLGEFATALARLDGEVPPLPAVLAAPAMFVVLAATPWAGPLPLRRRPPPIPLGAAGPLLLAAVATVATVVYALGGSGNPVLPVIEGSIVLVLLGRLFVLLVETAGMRDLIDLGDRQLRQFAESTGDLMFVCDLDGVIKEVAGVATYGHRPADLVNASIADYLHPEDVPAVQQLLQRMAADEDGVEPHGSRRIGCRFRAADGTWRPTESVATRHVLGDDLVLITVRDLSDQVALRNQVTHLTFHDGVTGLPNRSYFEERVREALDHRAGRTAVIFVDLDGFTAVNDSVGHASGDYLLGQAARRLRSAVGPGATLARWGGDEFAVLVEGTKPGDAQVIDLAERLVRAVSAEPFRVADRDVALTASVGVAFDEDGQSTGDLLRNADVAMSRAKELGGRRVEIFATHMHASVLQRLELASDLQRAVAEKQFTIEYQPVVDLETCNVTAVEALVRWWRGSTFVPPEKFLGIAEETGVIVSLSEWILREACREVVAWRESGWDIGLSVNLSARQINDPRFVEKVAGALEESGLPPGALTLEVVEEMLVAGADETMKKLAELRSLGVRLAIDDFGTGYASLASLRQIPVDMIKIDPSFVSGLGRDETLTLLTRTIVRLGHDLGLVVVAEGIERPEQLELLREMGCPRGQGYLVSRPMAARRVDSLRRIGLQSTA, encoded by the coding sequence GTGACACCGCACCCCACCGATGGCGACGACGCCACGGCCAGCCCGTCAGAGACGACGGACACGGAGTCCGCGGGGCGGGGAGGCCGGCGGCGCGGCGCCGTCCCGTTCCTCGCCGCGGCCGGGATCGGCGTCCTCTGGCTCAGCGCCGCTCTGGCCGGCGGTGAGGCCTCCTCGGCGGTGACCACCGGCGCCGGGGTCGCCGCCGGGCTGGCCGCGGCGGTGTCCCTCCTGTTCGCCGCCTCCTCCCGGTTCGCCGACCGGCGGGCGCCCGGCGCCTGGCGCTGGCTCACCTCCGGTACGGTCATGTGGATCCTCGGCACCCTGCTCCGGCCGGTGGCCGAGGGGACGCCGTTCGTGCTCACCTTCGCCGACCTGCTCATGCCGGTGGCGTCGTTGCTGCTCGCCATCGGCGTCGGCGTCTCGGTGCGGCCGGCGGCGTACACCAGGGGGCCGGTCGGGCAGGCGATCGACGCCTACCTCGCCGCCGGCTCGGTCCTCAGCCTGCTCTGGGTGGTCCTGCTCGGCCACGCCTACACCCGGGCGGAGGAGGCGGGCACGTTCTTCGTCACGCTCGCCCCCTCGATCGTCTGCCTGCTCTCCGCGAGCTCGGTGGCGCCCGCCGTGCTGCACGCGTCCCGGCGGCGGCTGGTCGGCGTGGTGGGCCTGGGGGTCCTCGCCGCGGTCACCCTGGGGGAGTTCGCCACCGCGCTGGCCCGGCTCGACGGTGAGGTCCCGCCGCTGCCCGCGGTGCTCGCCGCGCCCGCGATGTTCGTCGTCCTCGCCGCCACCCCATGGGCCGGCCCGCTGCCGCTGCGCAGGCGCCCGCCGCCGATCCCGCTCGGCGCGGCCGGGCCGCTCCTCCTGGCGGCGGTGGCCACGGTCGCCACCGTGGTGTACGCGCTCGGCGGGAGCGGCAACCCGGTGCTCCCGGTGATCGAGGGCTCCATCGTCCTCGTCCTGCTCGGCCGGCTGTTCGTGCTGCTCGTGGAGACGGCGGGCATGCGCGACCTGATCGACCTGGGCGACCGGCAGCTCCGGCAGTTCGCCGAGTCCACCGGCGACCTGATGTTCGTCTGCGACCTCGACGGTGTGATCAAGGAGGTGGCGGGGGTCGCCACCTACGGGCACCGGCCCGCCGACCTGGTCAACGCGTCGATCGCCGACTACCTCCACCCGGAGGACGTCCCCGCGGTCCAGCAGCTCCTGCAGCGGATGGCCGCCGACGAGGACGGGGTGGAGCCGCACGGCAGCCGCCGGATCGGCTGCCGCTTCCGCGCGGCCGACGGCACCTGGCGGCCGACCGAGTCCGTGGCCACGCGGCACGTGCTCGGGGACGACCTCGTCCTGATCACCGTCCGGGACCTGAGCGACCAGGTGGCGCTGCGCAACCAGGTCACCCACCTGACCTTCCACGACGGGGTGACCGGGCTGCCCAACCGCTCCTACTTCGAGGAGCGGGTCCGGGAGGCGCTCGACCACCGGGCCGGCCGTACCGCGGTGATCTTCGTGGACCTCGACGGTTTCACCGCGGTCAACGACTCCGTCGGCCACGCGAGCGGCGACTACCTGCTCGGCCAGGCGGCGCGGCGGCTCCGCTCGGCCGTGGGGCCGGGGGCGACGCTCGCCCGGTGGGGCGGGGACGAGTTCGCCGTCCTGGTGGAGGGCACCAAGCCCGGCGACGCCCAGGTCATCGACCTCGCCGAGCGGCTCGTCCGGGCGGTGTCGGCCGAGCCGTTCCGGGTGGCCGACCGGGACGTCGCCCTCACCGCGAGCGTCGGGGTCGCGTTCGACGAGGACGGCCAGTCCACCGGGGACCTGCTGCGCAACGCCGACGTCGCCATGTCCCGGGCCAAGGAGCTCGGCGGGCGCCGTGTCGAGATCTTCGCGACCCACATGCACGCCAGCGTGCTGCAGCGCCTCGAGCTCGCCTCGGACCTCCAGCGCGCCGTCGCGGAGAAGCAGTTCACCATCGAGTACCAGCCCGTGGTCGACCTCGAGACCTGCAACGTCACCGCGGTCGAGGCGCTGGTCCGGTGGTGGCGGGGGAGCACCTTCGTCCCCCCGGAGAAGTTCCTCGGCATCGCCGAGGAGACCGGGGTGATCGTCTCGCTCAGCGAGTGGATCCTCCGGGAGGCGTGCCGGGAGGTCGTCGCCTGGCGCGAGTCGGGCTGGGACATCGGCCTGTCGGTGAACCTGTCCGCCCGGCAGATCAACGACCCCAGGTTCGTCGAGAAGGTGGCCGGCGCCCTGGAGGAGAGCGGCCTGCCGCCCGGCGCGCTCACCCTCGAGGTGGTCGAGGAGATGCTCGTCGCCGGGGCGGACGAGACGATGAAGAAGCTCGCGGAGCTGCGCTCCCTCGGGGTACGGCTCGCGATCGACGACTTCGGGACCGGGTACGCCTCGCTCGCCTCCCTGCGGCAGATCCCGGTCGACATGATCAAGATCGACCCGTCGTTCGTCTCCGGCCTGGGGCGCGACGAGACCCTTACCCTGCTCACCCGCACGATCGTGCGGCTCGGCCACGACCTCGGGCTGGTCGTGGTCGCCGAGGGCATCGAGCGGCCGGAGCAGCTCGAGCTGCTGCGGGAGATGGGCTGCCCCCGCGGCCAGGGCTACCTGGTCTCCCGCCCGATGGCGGCCAGGCGCGTCGACTCCCTGCGGCGCATCGGCCTGCAGAGCACCGCGTAG
- a CDS encoding 2-hydroxyacid dehydrogenase, which translates to MKIWVPSQDIADTLSDLPEGIPPVECLIYDGRGPLPGAPEEVEVWVPPLVPPPDIPGLLRRMVRLRLIQTVTAGVDPYIPHVPEGVTLCNARGVHDAGTAEWVVGAIIAVLREFPHFAAAQARQKWDYHHTRALADSTVLIVGYGSIGKAVERRLAGFDVEIIRVARTARKAEGVHGVDELPDLLPRADVVVLVVPATAETAGMVDAKFLARMKDGALLVNAARGSVVDADALLAELNRGRLLAALDVAPIEPLPPGHPLWTAPGVFITPHVAGSTPASRRRMRALVRDQVVRFLSGRPLDNMITGHY; encoded by the coding sequence GTGAAGATCTGGGTTCCATCGCAGGACATCGCCGACACGCTCTCCGATCTCCCGGAGGGGATCCCCCCGGTCGAGTGCCTGATCTACGACGGCCGCGGGCCGCTCCCCGGCGCGCCCGAGGAGGTCGAGGTCTGGGTGCCCCCGCTCGTCCCCCCGCCGGACATCCCCGGACTGCTCCGCCGGATGGTGAGACTGCGCCTGATCCAGACCGTGACCGCCGGCGTCGACCCCTACATCCCACACGTGCCCGAGGGCGTGACGCTCTGCAACGCGCGCGGCGTGCACGACGCGGGGACGGCCGAGTGGGTGGTCGGCGCGATCATCGCGGTGCTGCGGGAGTTCCCCCACTTCGCCGCCGCGCAGGCGCGCCAGAAGTGGGACTACCACCACACCCGCGCGCTCGCCGACTCCACCGTCCTGATCGTCGGGTACGGGTCCATCGGCAAGGCGGTGGAGCGCCGCCTCGCCGGGTTCGACGTCGAGATCATCCGGGTGGCGCGGACCGCCCGGAAGGCCGAGGGCGTGCACGGCGTGGACGAGCTGCCCGACCTGCTCCCGCGGGCCGACGTGGTCGTGCTGGTCGTCCCGGCCACGGCCGAGACGGCCGGCATGGTCGACGCGAAGTTCCTCGCCCGGATGAAGGACGGCGCCCTCCTGGTCAACGCCGCGCGGGGCTCGGTCGTCGACGCCGACGCGCTCCTCGCCGAGCTCAACCGCGGCCGGCTGCTCGCCGCCCTCGACGTGGCGCCGATCGAGCCGCTCCCGCCCGGCCACCCGCTCTGGACCGCGCCCGGCGTGTTCATCACCCCGCACGTCGCCGGCAGCACTCCGGCGTCGCGGCGGCGGATGCGCGCCCTCGTGCGCGATCAGGTCGTCCGATTTCTCTCCGGTCGGCCGCTCGATAACATGATCACCGGGCATTACTGA